Proteins from a single region of Deinococcus misasensis DSM 22328:
- a CDS encoding ABC transporter substrate-binding protein has translation MKRVALFTLLLAGMAGAKPLTIGLGYIPNVQFTPFYAADAMGYYKAEGFEVEFKHGFVSELMPLLLQGKIDAVVGDAEDAIFAQAQGAKVKYVMAMYQKLPVTVFSLAEKGINKPADLKGKTLGIPGPFGASYIALQALLAKNKIKESDLQIAPIGFTQLEAVKAGRVDAALGFINNEPLILKQQNSKVNTLDLTSAYPMVGNGVIVSDRLLKNRADLQKILRASQKGLAYTVTNPQKAFDVGKKYFGSAGGDLSVLNASVGLMRSSYTSKTALGFSDPSAWAKAVNVLKNLGKVPSGAKPTDFYSNTYLTKGIR, from the coding sequence ATGAAACGTGTTGCCCTCTTTACCTTGCTGCTGGCCGGAATGGCTGGAGCCAAACCCCTCACCATTGGCCTCGGGTACATTCCGAACGTGCAATTCACCCCGTTCTATGCGGCAGATGCCATGGGTTATTACAAGGCCGAAGGCTTTGAGGTGGAATTCAAACACGGCTTTGTGTCCGAACTGATGCCCCTGTTGCTGCAGGGCAAAATCGATGCCGTGGTGGGAGATGCAGAAGACGCCATCTTCGCACAGGCACAGGGGGCCAAAGTCAAATACGTGATGGCGATGTACCAGAAACTGCCCGTCACGGTGTTCAGCCTCGCAGAAAAAGGCATCAACAAACCAGCAGACCTGAAAGGCAAAACCCTCGGGATTCCCGGTCCGTTTGGGGCCTCTTACATTGCCCTGCAAGCCCTGCTGGCCAAAAACAAAATCAAAGAAAGCGACCTGCAAATCGCACCCATCGGATTCACCCAACTGGAAGCCGTGAAAGCCGGACGGGTGGATGCCGCTCTGGGCTTCATCAACAACGAGCCCCTGATCCTGAAGCAGCAAAACAGCAAGGTGAACACCCTGGACCTCACCTCTGCTTACCCGATGGTGGGCAACGGCGTGATCGTCTCTGACCGCCTGTTGAAGAACCGTGCAGACCTGCAAAAAATCCTGCGGGCCTCCCAGAAAGGGCTGGCTTACACCGTCACCAATCCGCAAAAAGCATTTGATGTGGGCAAGAAATACTTCGGCAGTGCAGGTGGAGACCTGAGTGTGCTGAACGCCTCGGTGGGCCTGATGCGCAGCAGTTACACCAGCAAAACCGCTCTGGGCTTCAGCGACCCGAGCGCCTGGGCCAAGGCCGTGAACGTGCTGAAAAACCTCGGAAAAGTACCCTCTGGTGCCAAACCCACCGATTTTTACAGCAACACCTACCTGACCAAAGGCATCCGCTGA
- a CDS encoding AMP-binding protein, protein MDAALKTLQCYGQVDVQHHQGVARFSQQHHLPLAFPEQIRLVVWEQKWGSVVQVTIHHALMDGFSIVLMVRQFKQLLQGQTLTPYPQVRKEAHPSPVLKQPLRQHIKLLKLADGRRLRPIVAALFSMWLKDHFPKSHWTCGRLAHGRTSEERRSIGVFCRIDTPEGSPWVRSILNELPEFDFSVPGSSRILIPWLNPLAEVELQSTLRADTLYLTFRVDADLMDRETFERTVLAFRTELQQEEQPSLSPALSPPIAPALSLKEALQKHANLQPDGVALETPEGQWTYRQLWDHLQHAHPVAGFRQVDHVLDALVQLHHGQGYHFGAAQVPPCDDPCCVVYTSGTTGPQKPIRLKKTAVETYLAALSSKVYIQPGDRVLQAHAWTFDGHLENLFLALLQGATLVVPEQSALQFSAWDHIQHASVPTALFHHWAREKHFPASLKTVIVGGEPLQPAALACKPETLRLINTYGPAEATISVTLSEDHSLGQPIDPEHLQLVDPEGQPVPAGKTGEIQISGLQLSPDVAGPYRTGDLAFWQNGRLWFVGRKEGWVKVRGHRVSLQELSDELRGVTGVEFAQAVCNTTGRIQVFFFPASSALPLQEHTRQWRLPLSLVPLNHIPLNLHGKVDEKALQHCVALPDPPTDPHEALLVQVASEVLGCPVGPQDDLFARGADSLDVAELSAGFGRRLGCLFPAELLYQHKTIRLVLRHLKPAALDLPAFIPAQIPSTVRPEVAVVGANGFLGIHLLAELQRQHTATMAVVRASSPQAARQRLEQAARFWETPLDFDHVEICTLDSFLADSEMHAHVINAAGQTDLNASMAHLQQSNVHLLASLAAKSLHLHQCSSLSVLGWVWDGDVPPLAREVPPPQDSYSFSKWQAEQWLEQQGNCTLYRLTRCWSREEGGPLPENDLGVQALRRHPEWQVHLDVLPVDVVARALVENLQKPPAGVVHLRSPISPQGKPHPDAAVLNHYTPNDHQRYLQHMWAILQHPESGSGEETLGQLPFASGKPT, encoded by the coding sequence ATGGACGCTGCACTCAAAACATTGCAATGTTATGGTCAGGTCGATGTGCAGCACCACCAAGGGGTGGCCCGCTTCTCTCAACAGCATCACCTTCCTCTGGCCTTTCCAGAGCAAATCCGTCTGGTGGTGTGGGAACAGAAATGGGGCTCGGTGGTGCAGGTGACCATCCACCATGCCTTGATGGACGGGTTTTCCATTGTGTTGATGGTGCGGCAGTTCAAGCAACTGCTGCAAGGCCAGACGCTCACCCCTTATCCTCAGGTGCGCAAAGAAGCCCACCCTTCTCCAGTGTTGAAACAACCCCTCAGACAGCACATCAAACTCCTGAAGCTTGCAGATGGTCGCCGTTTGCGTCCAATTGTGGCTGCCCTGTTCAGCATGTGGTTGAAGGACCACTTCCCGAAAAGCCACTGGACTTGCGGACGTCTGGCCCACGGGCGCACCAGCGAGGAGCGTCGCAGCATCGGGGTGTTTTGCAGGATTGACACCCCTGAAGGTTCCCCCTGGGTGCGGTCCATCCTGAATGAACTTCCAGAGTTTGATTTCTCGGTGCCGGGCAGCAGCCGCATCCTGATTCCCTGGCTCAATCCTCTGGCAGAGGTGGAACTCCAGAGCACCCTCAGGGCCGACACCCTCTACCTGACGTTTCGGGTGGACGCAGACCTGATGGACCGGGAAACTTTTGAACGCACGGTGCTGGCTTTTCGCACCGAATTGCAGCAGGAGGAGCAACCTTCCCTTTCCCCTGCACTTTCCCCACCCATTGCCCCTGCACTTTCCCTGAAAGAAGCCCTGCAAAAACACGCCAACCTGCAGCCTGATGGGGTGGCTCTGGAGACTCCTGAAGGACAGTGGACGTACAGGCAACTGTGGGACCATCTGCAACATGCCCATCCTGTGGCGGGTTTCCGACAGGTGGATCATGTTCTGGACGCTCTGGTGCAACTTCACCATGGTCAGGGGTACCATTTCGGTGCTGCTCAGGTCCCTCCCTGTGATGATCCTTGCTGTGTGGTGTACACCTCGGGGACCACGGGGCCACAGAAACCCATCCGGTTGAAAAAAACCGCTGTGGAGACCTATCTTGCTGCCCTGTCCAGCAAAGTTTACATTCAGCCAGGAGACCGGGTGTTGCAAGCCCACGCATGGACGTTTGATGGCCATCTGGAAAACCTCTTTCTGGCGTTGTTGCAGGGTGCCACATTGGTCGTTCCTGAACAGTCTGCCCTGCAGTTCTCTGCATGGGACCACATCCAGCATGCCAGCGTTCCCACGGCCCTTTTTCACCATTGGGCCAGAGAAAAGCATTTTCCAGCTTCCCTGAAAACCGTGATCGTGGGAGGTGAGCCTTTGCAGCCTGCCGCTCTGGCTTGCAAACCTGAAACGCTGCGCCTGATCAACACCTATGGTCCAGCCGAAGCCACCATCAGCGTCACCCTTTCTGAAGACCACAGTCTGGGACAGCCCATTGATCCAGAGCACCTGCAACTGGTGGACCCTGAAGGTCAACCTGTTCCAGCAGGCAAGACTGGAGAAATTCAAATCAGCGGACTGCAGCTTTCTCCTGATGTTGCTGGACCTTACCGCACAGGAGATCTGGCGTTCTGGCAAAACGGCAGACTCTGGTTTGTGGGCCGCAAGGAAGGCTGGGTGAAGGTGCGGGGGCACCGGGTTTCCCTGCAAGAACTCAGCGATGAACTCAGAGGAGTGACAGGTGTGGAATTTGCACAGGCCGTGTGCAACACCACAGGCCGCATTCAGGTGTTCTTTTTTCCAGCGTCCTCTGCCCTGCCGCTTCAGGAACACACCCGTCAGTGGAGGCTTCCCCTGTCTCTGGTGCCCTTGAACCACATCCCCCTGAACCTGCACGGCAAGGTGGATGAAAAAGCCTTGCAACACTGTGTGGCTTTGCCGGATCCTCCCACAGATCCCCATGAAGCGTTGCTGGTGCAAGTGGCCTCTGAAGTGCTGGGCTGTCCGGTGGGACCACAGGATGACCTTTTTGCCAGAGGGGCCGATTCTCTGGATGTCGCCGAACTCAGTGCTGGGTTTGGCCGCAGGCTGGGTTGCCTGTTTCCTGCTGAACTCCTCTACCAGCACAAAACCATCCGGTTGGTGTTGCGTCACCTGAAACCTGCAGCACTGGACTTGCCAGCTTTCATCCCCGCCCAAATCCCCTCCACTGTTCGACCAGAGGTGGCGGTGGTGGGAGCCAATGGTTTTCTGGGCATCCACCTGCTCGCCGAATTGCAACGCCAGCACACTGCGACCATGGCTGTGGTTCGGGCATCTTCACCTCAAGCTGCCAGACAGCGGCTGGAACAGGCGGCCCGCTTCTGGGAAACACCTCTGGATTTTGACCACGTTGAAATTTGCACACTGGACAGCTTTCTGGCGGATTCTGAAATGCATGCCCATGTGATCAATGCTGCAGGACAAACCGATTTGAATGCTTCCATGGCCCACTTGCAGCAGTCCAATGTGCATCTGTTGGCCTCCCTTGCTGCAAAATCCCTGCATTTGCACCAATGCTCCAGCCTGAGTGTGCTGGGATGGGTCTGGGACGGTGATGTTCCACCTCTGGCCAGAGAAGTTCCACCTCCGCAGGACAGCTATTCTTTCAGCAAATGGCAAGCTGAACAGTGGCTGGAGCAGCAAGGCAACTGCACCCTGTACCGCCTCACCCGTTGCTGGTCACGGGAAGAGGGTGGTCCCCTGCCAGAAAACGATCTGGGTGTGCAAGCCCTGAGGCGGCATCCAGAGTGGCAGGTCCATCTGGATGTGCTTCCAGTGGACGTGGTGGCCCGTGCCCTGGTGGAAAACCTCCAGAAGCCACCAGCAGGGGTGGTGCACTTGCGCAGTCCCATCAGCCCACAGGGCAAACCCCATCCAGATGCCGCAGTCCTGAACCACTACACACCAAACGATCACCAGCGTTACCTGCAACACATGTGGGCCATCCTGCAGCATCCTGAATCAGGCTCTGGTGAAGAAACACTTGGGCAACTTCCATTTGCATCAGGAAAGCCCACGTAG